In one Shewanella loihica PV-4 genomic region, the following are encoded:
- the cysS gene encoding cysteine--tRNA ligase, with the protein MLKLYNSLTRQKEEFKPIQPGKVGMYVCGVTIYDLCHIGHGRTFVAFDMIVRYLRYIGYDVNFHRNITDVDDKIIKRATENGESCDALTERLTQEMYHDFDALNMKRPDFEPRATQHMPEIIEMVERLLERDHAYIADNGDVLFSVASFPEYGRLSGQNLDQLQAGARVEVDENKRDPMDFVLWKMSKPGEPTWDSPWGPGRPGWHIECSAMNSKHLGEHFDIHGGGSDLQFPHHENEIAQSCCAHDTPYVNYWMHTGMVMVDKEKMSKSLNNFFTIRDVLAHYDASTVRYFLLSGHYRSQLNYSEDNLKQAKAALERLYTALKGLDLSVEAAPASEYVAKFKEAMDDDFNTPEAYSVLFDMAREINRLKVDDLAAASALGVSMKQLGDVLGILEQDVDGFFKGEGSDDEVAQIEALIAERNRARTEKDWAAADVARDGLNALGVILEDGPEGTTWRKK; encoded by the coding sequence ATGTTGAAGCTATACAACAGTCTTACCCGCCAAAAAGAGGAATTTAAGCCAATACAGCCAGGTAAAGTCGGCATGTATGTCTGCGGGGTTACCATTTATGATTTGTGTCATATTGGTCACGGACGTACGTTTGTTGCTTTTGACATGATCGTCAGATACCTGAGATATATCGGCTACGATGTGAATTTCCACCGTAACATCACAGATGTCGACGATAAGATCATCAAGCGCGCCACCGAGAATGGCGAGAGCTGCGATGCCCTCACCGAGCGTCTGACTCAAGAGATGTATCACGACTTCGACGCGCTGAACATGAAACGTCCCGATTTTGAGCCTCGCGCGACTCAGCACATGCCTGAGATCATCGAGATGGTCGAGCGCCTACTGGAGCGTGACCATGCCTATATCGCCGACAATGGCGATGTGCTCTTCAGCGTCGCGTCCTTCCCTGAATATGGTCGTCTGTCTGGTCAGAACCTGGATCAACTTCAGGCCGGTGCCCGCGTAGAAGTGGACGAGAACAAGCGCGATCCTATGGATTTCGTGCTGTGGAAGATGTCTAAGCCGGGCGAGCCAACTTGGGATTCGCCATGGGGCCCTGGTCGTCCAGGCTGGCATATCGAATGTTCGGCGATGAACAGCAAGCATCTGGGAGAGCATTTCGATATTCACGGCGGCGGTTCAGATCTGCAGTTCCCTCACCATGAGAACGAGATCGCTCAGTCTTGCTGCGCCCACGACACCCCCTATGTGAACTACTGGATGCATACCGGTATGGTGATGGTGGACAAGGAGAAGATGTCTAAGTCGCTCAATAACTTCTTCACCATTCGTGACGTGCTCGCGCATTATGATGCCTCGACCGTGCGTTACTTCCTGCTGTCTGGTCACTACCGCAGCCAGCTGAACTACTCGGAAGATAACCTAAAGCAGGCTAAGGCGGCGCTCGAGCGTCTCTACACAGCGCTGAAGGGACTGGATCTGAGCGTCGAGGCTGCGCCAGCAAGCGAGTATGTGGCTAAGTTTAAAGAGGCTATGGACGATGACTTCAATACGCCTGAGGCCTACTCAGTGCTGTTTGACATGGCTCGTGAGATCAACCGTCTAAAAGTTGATGACCTGGCGGCGGCTTCTGCCCTGGGCGTTAGCATGAAGCAGTTGGGTGACGTGTTGGGGATCCTAGAGCAGGATGTCGATGGCTTCTTTAAGGGTGAGGGCAGCGACGATGAGGTGGCGCAGATCGAAGCCTTGATCGCAGAGCGTAACCGTGCACGCACCGAGAAGGATTGGGCCGCGGCCGATGTGGCGCGTGATGGTCTTAATGCCCTTGGGGTGATCCTGGAAGATGGCCCGGAAGGAACGACCTGGCGTAAGAAGTAA
- a CDS encoding peptidylprolyl isomerase, producing MITMQTNHGVIKLELDAEKAPATVANFIKYAKDGFYDGTIFHRVIDGFMIQGGGFTKDMSQKRCNEAIENEANNGLSNLVGTIAMARTSDPHSATAQFFININDNTFLDFKSESVQGWGYCVFGKVTEGMDVVNQIKAVATGNRGMHQDVPLEAVVIESVTVEA from the coding sequence ATGATCACAATGCAAACCAACCACGGTGTTATTAAACTCGAACTCGATGCCGAAAAAGCCCCTGCAACCGTCGCTAACTTCATCAAGTATGCGAAAGACGGCTTTTATGATGGCACTATCTTTCACCGCGTTATCGATGGTTTCATGATCCAGGGCGGCGGATTCACCAAAGATATGTCGCAAAAGCGTTGCAACGAAGCGATCGAAAACGAAGCCAATAATGGTCTGTCTAACCTGGTCGGCACCATAGCTATGGCCCGCACCTCAGATCCACACTCGGCCACCGCGCAGTTCTTCATCAACATCAACGACAACACCTTCCTCGACTTCAAATCTGAGTCGGTACAAGGCTGGGGTTATTGTGTATTCGGTAAAGTCACCGAAGGCATGGATGTGGTTAACCAGATCAAGGCCGTTGCCACCGGCAACCGCGGCATGCATCAAGACGTACCGCTAGAAGCTGTGGTCATCGAAAGCGTAACCGTCGAAGCATAA
- the miaE gene encoding tRNA isopentenyl-2-thiomethyl-A-37 hydroxylase MiaE, producing the protein MQALLAPIKQFLQCETPDEWIALASQPEQLAALLIDHCNCELKAAQTAMFLIRKYAVDKASGDQLLQWAKPYEEFVYNKSRDIDAFLARDVKKNELVGELSAKDGVDYGQDLIAKMVRLIKEEFHHFEQVLEIMQARGIPYQNLTAGRYAKGMMRAVRTHEPATLVDKLIVGAFIEARSCERFAKLAPYLDEGLSKFYVSLLRSEARHYQDYLVLAQAISPENIDERVAYFAKLEAELISAPDSEFKFHSGRPETC; encoded by the coding sequence ATGCAAGCCCTATTAGCCCCGATAAAGCAGTTCCTACAATGTGAAACCCCTGATGAGTGGATAGCGCTCGCCAGCCAGCCGGAGCAGCTTGCTGCGCTGCTTATCGATCACTGTAACTGTGAGCTGAAGGCGGCGCAGACGGCGATGTTTTTGATCCGTAAGTATGCGGTGGATAAGGCGAGTGGCGATCAGCTACTCCAGTGGGCCAAGCCCTATGAGGAGTTCGTCTATAACAAGTCGCGGGATATCGATGCCTTTCTGGCGCGGGATGTGAAAAAGAATGAGCTGGTGGGGGAATTGTCCGCGAAGGATGGAGTCGATTACGGCCAGGATCTTATCGCCAAGATGGTGCGCCTGATAAAAGAGGAATTTCACCATTTCGAGCAGGTGCTGGAGATCATGCAGGCACGGGGCATACCCTATCAGAATCTCACCGCCGGTCGCTATGCCAAGGGGATGATGCGCGCGGTGCGCACCCATGAGCCGGCTACCCTGGTAGATAAGCTGATCGTCGGTGCCTTTATCGAGGCGCGTTCCTGTGAGCGTTTCGCCAAGCTGGCGCCTTATCTCGATGAGGGCCTGAGTAAGTTCTACGTGTCGCTGCTGCGCTCAGAGGCGCGTCACTATCAAGATTATCTGGTGCTGGCCCAGGCGATATCGCCTGAGAATATAGATGAACGTGTGGCTTACTTTGCCAAGCTGGAGGCGGAACTTATCAGCGCGCCAGACAGTGAGTTTAAGTTTCACTCGGGAAGGCCTGAGACCTGTTGA
- a CDS encoding UDP-2,3-diacylglucosamine diphosphatase, with product MNYTLFVGDLHLSADRPDILNAFHQFLDQDASHCDALYILGDLFEVWVGDDIAEPFALELAERLKRFSTHTPIYFIHGNRDFLLGKEYAKRSGMTLLPEIYSIDLYGEPSVLLHGDSLCTLDKAYQRFRRFRNMAWAKFIYNHLPKSKRIAIADKLRSKSKQSNQIKSYSIMDVEQSAVEQLMAETGAKRMIHGHTHRPDIHRLANDTQRIVVGDWYEQGSVLKISPKEVNLQSLPFGETEA from the coding sequence TTGAACTACACCCTGTTTGTGGGCGATCTGCACCTCAGCGCCGATCGCCCCGATATCCTAAACGCCTTCCATCAATTTCTTGACCAAGATGCCAGCCATTGCGACGCCCTCTATATCCTGGGTGATCTGTTTGAAGTCTGGGTGGGCGATGATATCGCCGAGCCTTTTGCTCTGGAGCTTGCCGAGCGCTTAAAGCGATTCTCGACCCATACGCCCATCTATTTTATCCATGGCAACCGCGACTTCCTGCTGGGTAAAGAGTACGCCAAGCGCTCAGGCATGACGCTGCTACCCGAGATTTATAGCATCGACCTCTATGGTGAGCCCAGCGTGTTGCTCCATGGCGATAGCCTGTGCACCCTGGATAAGGCTTATCAGAGATTCCGCCGCTTTAGAAATATGGCCTGGGCCAAGTTTATCTACAATCACCTGCCTAAGTCGAAACGCATCGCCATCGCCGACAAGCTGCGTAGCAAGAGTAAGCAGAGCAATCAGATTAAAAGCTATAGCATCATGGATGTGGAGCAGAGCGCGGTCGAGCAGCTGATGGCTGAGACTGGAGCTAAGCGCATGATCCATGGTCATACCCACAGACCAGACATTCATCGGCTCGCCAACGACACTCAGCGTATCGTGGTGGGCGACTGGTATGAGCAAGGCAGCGTACTGAAGATCAGCCCCAAGGAAGTGAACCTGCAGAGCCTGCCCTTTGGTGAAACAGAGGCATAG